A window from Erythrobacter sp. YJ-T3-07 encodes these proteins:
- a CDS encoding Rne/Rng family ribonuclease, producing the protein MAQRMLIDARHAEETRVAVLKGNRIEEFDFESAEHKQIKGNIYLAKVTRVEPSLQAAFVDFGGNRHGFLAFSEIHPDYYQIPKEDRDALLAEEAEAAEEEERLRAEEEEAGHMPGDEYDAEDDESAEALAEDLAEDGLEEIDTSDKDKVSTIEEGQLSSDDDDDDEDDDDSNGDDADASEGGNRRRGRRGRGGPRRQGSGKPRSRAKEVDEARARRQALRRRYKIQDVIQRRQVLLVQVVKEERGNKGAALTTYLSLAGRYTVLMPNSSHGGGISRKISSASDRKRLKQVVGDLNLPKSMGLIVRTAGLSRTKTEIKRDFDYLARLWDEIRERTLGSSAPSLIHSDSDLIKRAIRDIYNREIEEVVVEGEEGYKSARAFMKLLMPSHVRRVKAYSDPVPMFQRYGAEDQLRAMYEPVVQLKSGGYLVINPTEALVSIDINSGRSTKEHGIEQTATATNLEAAKEIARQLRLRDMAGLVVIDFIDMEHNSNIRKVERAMKDALKNDRARIQVGRISGFGLMEMSRQRLRTGVLEATTRECPHCDGTGLVRTASSAGLSALRLIEDEAAKGKGTVITLSASTEAAVYLLNAKRADLVEIEERYGVKVEIVPEGEDEGAKMSVASSGPRPTEAPKFEPIVIDEAEDDFEDEADDNDSEEEDEGQGRSNGRSSDENDNDDDRPKKKRRRRRGGRGRNKRRDNDGENGENADDRSNDRSGDEQSDDDRSGNDRASDDGSDESSSDDGDDKPKKRRSRGGRGRRKKQDDTGEAQQDVSDHVVEDMAVVAGPDDAPATADAATAEKPKPKRRSRAKKADAEQATEAGDGQEAGTDAVKDGAEDKPAPKRRSRAKKADAPSQDAAGDEKAEEQAEEKPAPKRRSRAKKSVEGEEQADAGEKKAPARKPRARKTPAKPAASKQTEAQLTEDIAVVAGPEDTPTDPQEAAEKSPSPAPAPAPAPAPAPSASADGSDDGDDDKPRRGGWWQRTFGA; encoded by the coding sequence ATGGCACAGCGCATGCTTATCGATGCGCGCCACGCGGAAGAAACCCGCGTGGCCGTACTTAAAGGCAACCGGATAGAAGAATTCGACTTCGAGTCGGCCGAACACAAGCAGATCAAGGGCAATATCTACCTCGCGAAAGTGACGCGGGTGGAACCTTCGCTGCAGGCGGCGTTCGTCGATTTCGGCGGCAACCGGCACGGGTTCCTCGCCTTCAGCGAGATCCACCCCGACTACTACCAGATTCCCAAGGAAGACCGCGACGCACTGCTCGCCGAAGAGGCGGAAGCCGCCGAAGAGGAAGAGCGTCTGCGGGCCGAGGAAGAAGAAGCCGGGCACATGCCGGGCGACGAATACGACGCGGAAGACGATGAATCCGCCGAAGCCCTGGCCGAAGACCTCGCCGAAGACGGGCTCGAGGAAATCGACACCTCGGACAAGGACAAGGTCTCCACGATCGAGGAAGGCCAGCTTTCCTCGGACGATGATGACGACGACGAGGACGACGACGACAGCAACGGCGATGATGCCGATGCTTCCGAGGGCGGCAACCGCCGCCGCGGGCGTCGCGGTCGCGGCGGTCCGCGCCGTCAGGGTTCGGGCAAGCCGCGCAGCCGTGCCAAGGAAGTGGACGAGGCACGCGCCCGCCGCCAGGCGCTGCGTCGCCGGTACAAGATTCAGGACGTCATCCAGCGCCGTCAGGTGCTGCTGGTGCAGGTCGTCAAGGAAGAGCGTGGCAACAAGGGCGCGGCGCTGACCACCTATCTCAGCCTCGCGGGCCGCTACACCGTGCTGATGCCGAACTCGTCGCATGGCGGCGGGATCAGCCGCAAGATTTCCTCCGCATCCGACCGCAAGCGTCTCAAGCAGGTCGTCGGCGATCTCAACCTGCCCAAGAGCATGGGCCTGATTGTGCGCACCGCCGGCCTCAGCCGCACCAAGACCGAGATCAAGCGCGACTTCGACTATCTCGCACGCCTGTGGGACGAGATTCGCGAACGCACGCTGGGCTCCAGCGCGCCATCGCTGATCCACTCGGACAGCGACCTGATCAAGCGCGCGATCCGCGACATCTATAATCGCGAGATCGAAGAAGTCGTGGTCGAGGGCGAGGAAGGCTACAAGTCGGCCCGCGCCTTCATGAAATTGCTGATGCCCAGCCATGTCCGGCGGGTGAAAGCCTATTCGGACCCGGTCCCGATGTTCCAGCGCTACGGCGCGGAAGACCAGCTGCGCGCGATGTACGAACCGGTCGTGCAGCTCAAATCGGGCGGCTATCTGGTGATCAACCCGACCGAGGCGCTGGTGTCGATCGACATCAACTCAGGCCGTTCCACCAAGGAGCACGGGATCGAGCAGACCGCGACCGCGACCAACCTGGAAGCGGCGAAGGAAATCGCCCGCCAGCTGCGTCTGCGCGACATGGCCGGTCTGGTCGTGATCGACTTCATCGACATGGAGCACAACTCCAACATCCGTAAGGTCGAGCGTGCGATGAAGGACGCGCTCAAGAACGACCGCGCGCGGATTCAGGTCGGCCGCATTTCGGGCTTCGGCCTGATGGAGATGAGCCGCCAGCGCCTGCGCACCGGCGTGCTCGAGGCGACCACCCGCGAATGCCCGCACTGCGACGGCACCGGCCTGGTCCGGACCGCATCCAGCGCCGGTCTCTCCGCGCTGCGTCTGATCGAGGACGAGGCAGCCAAGGGCAAGGGCACCGTCATCACGCTGTCAGCCAGCACCGAAGCGGCGGTCTACCTGCTTAACGCCAAGCGCGCCGACTTGGTCGAGATCGAAGAACGCTATGGCGTCAAGGTCGAGATCGTGCCTGAAGGCGAGGACGAAGGCGCCAAGATGAGCGTCGCCAGCTCCGGCCCCCGCCCCACCGAGGCGCCCAAGTTCGAACCGATCGTGATCGACGAAGCCGAGGACGACTTCGAGGACGAGGCGGACGACAACGACTCCGAAGAAGAGGACGAGGGTCAGGGGCGCTCGAACGGCAGGTCTTCCGACGAGAACGACAATGACGACGACCGTCCCAAGAAGAAGCGCCGGCGTCGGCGTGGCGGTCGCGGTCGCAACAAGCGTCGCGATAACGACGGCGAGAATGGCGAGAACGCCGACGACCGGTCGAACGACCGCTCCGGCGACGAGCAGTCCGACGATGACCGGTCCGGCAATGATCGGGCGAGCGACGACGGCTCCGACGAATCGTCGAGCGACGACGGCGACGACAAGCCGAAGAAGCGCCGCAGCCGCGGTGGTCGTGGCCGGCGCAAGAAGCAGGACGACACCGGCGAGGCTCAGCAGGACGTGTCCGACCATGTCGTGGAAGACATGGCGGTCGTCGCTGGACCGGACGACGCACCGGCCACCGCCGATGCTGCGACCGCCGAGAAGCCTAAGCCCAAGCGCCGCAGCCGCGCCAAGAAGGCCGATGCCGAGCAGGCGACCGAGGCCGGCGACGGTCAGGAAGCAGGCACGGATGCCGTGAAGGATGGGGCCGAAGACAAGCCCGCACCCAAGCGTCGCAGCCGCGCCAAGAAAGCGGACGCACCTTCGCAGGATGCTGCCGGTGACGAAAAGGCTGAGGAACAGGCCGAAGAAAAGCCTGCACCCAAGCGTCGCAGCCGCGCCAAGAAGTCAGTCGAAGGCGAGGAACAGGCCGATGCTGGCGAGAAGAAGGCTCCCGCCAGGAAGCCCCGCGCTCGCAAGACGCCTGCCAAGCCCGCCGCGAGCAAGCAGACCGAAGCGCAGCTGACCGAGGATATCGCGGTCGTTGCCGGGCCGGAAGACACCCCGACCGACCCGCAGGAAGCGGCTGAGAAGTCGCCCTCGCCGGCACCTGCACCTGCGCCCGCACCCGCTCCGGCACCCTCGGCCTCCGCCGATGGTTCGGATGACGGCGACGACGACAAGCCGCGTCGCGGCGGCTGGTGGCAGCGGACCTTCGGGGCCTGA
- a CDS encoding haloalkane dehalogenase → MSLAYRTPDSRFANLPDFPFRPNYHTLSEGLRVHYLDEGPRHATPVLMMHGEPSWCYLYRHMIGPVVEAGYRVLAPDLIGFGKSDKLTKKSAYSYALHVAWMRDWLDALELDNIVLACQDWGSLVGLRLVADMPDRFAAVVLSNGGLPAGEPAPPAFDKWRRFSRYSPVFPIGKILQKATTRTLSKAEVAAYDAPFPTRASKAGARIFPSLVPLGQNEAVSDQRAAWEVLDRFEKPFTCAFADRDPITRGGDAKFRARVPGAKGNPLHRSLKGHHFIQEDDPEGFASAIIETAMRAGV, encoded by the coding sequence ATGAGCCTTGCCTACCGCACGCCCGACAGCCGTTTCGCCAACCTGCCGGACTTCCCGTTCCGGCCCAATTACCACACGCTCAGCGAAGGCCTTCGCGTGCATTATCTGGACGAGGGGCCGCGCCATGCGACCCCCGTACTGATGATGCATGGCGAGCCGAGCTGGTGCTATCTTTACCGCCACATGATCGGCCCGGTGGTCGAGGCCGGTTATCGCGTCCTCGCGCCCGATCTGATCGGCTTCGGCAAGTCGGACAAGCTGACGAAAAAGAGCGCCTACTCCTACGCCCTTCACGTCGCGTGGATGCGCGACTGGCTGGATGCTCTGGAGCTCGATAATATCGTCCTTGCCTGTCAGGACTGGGGCTCGCTCGTCGGGCTGCGGCTGGTGGCGGACATGCCCGATAGGTTCGCTGCGGTGGTGCTGTCGAACGGCGGTCTGCCCGCAGGGGAACCGGCACCGCCTGCGTTCGACAAGTGGCGCAGATTCTCCCGCTACAGCCCGGTCTTTCCGATCGGCAAAATCCTTCAGAAGGCCACCACGCGCACGCTCAGCAAGGCGGAAGTCGCGGCTTACGACGCGCCCTTCCCCACCCGCGCGAGCAAGGCAGGCGCACGCATCTTCCCCTCGCTGGTCCCGCTGGGCCAGAACGAGGCGGTTTCCGATCAGAGGGCTGCGTGGGAGGTGCTCGACCGGTTCGAGAAACCCTTCACCTGCGCCTTTGCCGACAGGGACCCGATCACGCGCGGCGGCGATGCGAAATTCCGCGCGCGCGTGCCCGGGGCGAAGGGCAATCCGTTGCACCGCTCGCTGAAGGGCCATCACTTCATTCAGGAAGACGACCCGGAAGGCTTCGCCTCCGCGATCATCGAAACCGCGATGCGCGCGGGGGTTTAG